In Patescibacteria group bacterium, the following are encoded in one genomic region:
- the rpmF gene encoding 50S ribosomal protein L32, which produces MTIPAKRRPKSKTRMGRSHQALKGITLGKCPKCKKPMLPHRACGYCGYYKNREIVKVKTKLAKSKNSKAEEK; this is translated from the coding sequence ATGACAATTCCAGCCAAACGTAGACCAAAATCAAAAACTAGGATGGGGCGATCTCACCAAGCCCTCAAAGGCATTACCCTGGGTAAATGTCCGAAATGTAAAAAACCGATGCTACCTCACCGCGCCTGCGGTTATTGCGGATATTATAAAAACAGAGAAATAGTCAAGGTTAAAACCAAACTTGCCAAGTCTAAAAATAGCAAGGCCGAGGAAAAATAA
- the nusB gene encoding transcription antitermination factor NusB — MSSRHLSRTVAMQTLYQWDFSGCKDDVKSILEHNLSEIAPGMEDYSFPENIINGVLKNQKEIDKLIVKFAPEWPLEKITIVDRNILRIGIYELKFDPEIPAKVVINEAIEIAKTFSGESSGKFVNGVLGAIYKEMGEKHTPNDTKENENKETKTEEVKT, encoded by the coding sequence ATGTCTAGCCGACACTTAAGTCGCACCGTAGCCATGCAAACCCTTTATCAATGGGATTTTAGCGGTTGCAAAGATGACGTAAAAAGCATTTTGGAACACAATTTGTCCGAAATCGCTCCCGGTATGGAGGATTATAGTTTCCCGGAAAATATTATTAATGGCGTGCTGAAGAACCAAAAAGAAATTGATAAGCTAATCGTCAAATTTGCTCCCGAATGGCCGTTGGAAAAAATCACTATTGTCGACCGGAATATTTTGCGTATCGGCATATACGAACTAAAGTTTGACCCGGAAATCCCAGCCAAAGTCGTGATCAATGAAGCAATCGAAATAGCCAAAACTTTCAGCGGTGAAAGCAGCGGCAAGTTTGTCAACGGAGTCCTCGGAGCCATATATAAAGAAATGGGCGAAAAACACACCCCCAACGATACCAAAGAAAACGAAAACAAAGAAACTAAGACCGAGGAAGTTAAAACCTAA
- the rnc gene encoding ribonuclease III: MKLLSRLEKNIGTSFKNQDLLKQALVHRSYLNENPGFSLDHNERLEFLGDAVLELVVTEHLYNNYPNPEGELTTWRASLVNAKMLGGIAKKLEVEDYLFLSKGESKDKNSKARDYILANAFEAITGAIYLDGGYEAAKKFIDEKVLPELPEILDKKLYVDPKSRFQEAAQEHAGITPHYEVIQETGPDHAKKFVVGIFLDKEKIAQGEGMSKQEAQENAALAGLEVKGW, encoded by the coding sequence ATGAAACTACTTTCCCGTCTGGAAAAAAACATAGGTACCTCTTTCAAAAACCAAGATTTGCTTAAACAAGCCTTGGTTCATCGGTCATATCTCAATGAAAATCCGGGTTTTAGCCTCGATCACAATGAACGCTTGGAATTTTTAGGTGATGCTGTTTTGGAGTTAGTGGTTACCGAACATCTTTATAATAATTATCCCAACCCCGAAGGAGAACTGACTACCTGGCGCGCCTCGCTGGTAAACGCCAAAATGCTGGGTGGCATAGCAAAAAAACTGGAAGTGGAAGACTATCTTTTTCTGTCTAAAGGAGAATCAAAAGACAAAAATTCCAAAGCCAGGGATTATATTTTGGCCAATGCCTTTGAAGCTATCACCGGCGCTATTTACCTGGATGGTGGCTACGAAGCGGCAAAAAAATTCATTGACGAAAAAGTATTGCCGGAACTACCGGAAATTTTGGATAAAAAACTTTACGTTGACCCAAAATCACGTTTTCAAGAAGCAGCTCAAGAACACGCGGGGATTACCCCACACTACGAAGTAATACAGGAAACCGGTCCCGATCACGCCAAAAAATTTGTTGTCGGAATATTTTTGGATAAGGAAAAAATAGCACAGGGAGAAGGTATGTCCAAACAAGAAGCCCAGGAAAATGCCGCGCTGGCAGGGTTGGAAGTAAAGGGCTGGTAA
- the gyrA gene encoding DNA gyrase subunit A — protein MKKLSKRKPIGSPKDKMPEEQPKNAKPQTLPIKTESTNEGKLMLQPLVDEMKQCYLDYAMSVIVSRALPDVRDGMKPVHRRILYAMWTLGLRHSAKFRKSATVVGEVLGNYHPHGDAAVYDSMVRLAQDFNMRYQLISGQGNFGSVDGDPAAAMRYTEAKLASVSEELLLDIEKNTVNFVPNYDGSKKEPTVLPAKLPNLLLNGGMGIAVGMATSIPPHNLTELCDGTVAVIDNPKITVEELMQYIKGPDFPTGGTIFNIEEIKSAYGTGKGGIIMRAKSEIVEERGTFKIIITEIPYQVNKATLMEKIADLVREKKIDAIKDLRDESSKEGIRIVIELKKDSYPKKVLNQLYKHTQLQESFHVNMLALVDGIQPRVLNLKMILEEYIKHRQEVIARRTQYDLDKAKDRAHILEGLMIALNKIDAVIKVIKSSKDKDVAKTNLMSKFKLSERQAVAILEMRLQNLANLEQLKIETELKEKRQLIKELTEILNSPKRILGIIKGELKEIRDKYGDERRTKIVNSAPDKFTMEDLVPDEATIVTITKDGYIKRLSPENFRTQSRGGKGVLGLTTKEEDTVDQFFSTSTHSDLMFFTNSGKVFQLKAYDIPAASRTAKGQSIVNFLQLTSNEKITTALSLKELSDQKYLVMVTKHGVIKKVEITAFENVRRNGLIAVRLKGDDELRWVKYSSGKDEIILMSSGGQAIRFKENTIRAMGRGAAGVRGMRLKGNDEIVGMDVVSGKTTDAELMVIMEHGFGKRSKLSNYKVQGRGGSGIKTAKITPKTGKIVIGEIIDLKALPETSTGDVVVVSEKGQVIRLPLKSVPIIGRATQGVRIMRFKEDGDKVVSVALV, from the coding sequence ATGAAAAAACTTTCCAAGAGAAAACCGATTGGTTCTCCAAAAGATAAAATGCCGGAAGAACAACCAAAAAACGCAAAACCGCAAACATTGCCGATAAAAACCGAATCGACTAACGAAGGCAAATTAATGCTGCAACCGCTAGTAGATGAAATGAAGCAATGTTATCTGGATTACGCCATGTCGGTTATAGTTTCACGCGCTTTGCCGGATGTTCGTGACGGCATGAAACCAGTCCATCGCAGGATTCTTTATGCCATGTGGACGCTGGGTCTGCGTCACTCTGCCAAATTCCGCAAATCAGCAACCGTGGTCGGAGAAGTTCTCGGTAATTACCATCCGCATGGTGATGCCGCGGTATATGACTCCATGGTTCGCTTGGCACAAGATTTTAACATGCGCTATCAGTTAATATCCGGTCAGGGCAACTTTGGTTCGGTAGACGGCGATCCAGCGGCGGCCATGCGTTATACCGAGGCCAAGCTTGCTTCTGTTTCCGAAGAACTACTACTGGATATAGAAAAAAATACTGTTAATTTCGTTCCCAACTACGACGGATCAAAAAAAGAACCGACCGTACTCCCGGCCAAACTGCCGAATCTACTGCTCAACGGCGGTATGGGCATTGCCGTTGGTATGGCTACCAGTATCCCGCCACACAATCTGACCGAACTATGCGACGGCACTGTTGCTGTAATCGACAATCCCAAAATCACTGTCGAAGAATTAATGCAATATATCAAAGGTCCGGATTTCCCTACCGGCGGAACGATTTTTAATATTGAAGAAATTAAATCCGCCTATGGCACCGGAAAAGGCGGTATCATAATGCGCGCCAAAAGTGAAATAGTTGAAGAAAGAGGTACTTTCAAAATTATTATCACCGAAATTCCTTATCAGGTGAATAAAGCAACCCTGATGGAAAAAATCGCCGATTTGGTCCGTGAAAAAAAGATCGACGCTATAAAAGATCTGCGGGATGAATCTTCGAAAGAAGGTATTCGCATTGTTATTGAACTAAAAAAAGATTCTTATCCGAAAAAAGTCCTCAATCAGTTATACAAACACACACAACTACAAGAAAGTTTTCACGTAAACATGCTTGCTCTAGTCGACGGTATACAGCCGCGAGTTTTGAATTTAAAAATGATTTTGGAAGAATATATAAAGCACCGTCAAGAAGTAATCGCCAGACGTACGCAATACGATCTGGACAAAGCCAAAGACCGTGCCCATATTTTGGAAGGTTTGATGATTGCCCTAAACAAAATCGATGCGGTGATTAAAGTTATCAAATCGTCAAAAGACAAAGATGTTGCCAAAACTAATTTGATGAGCAAGTTCAAACTGTCCGAACGCCAAGCGGTCGCCATTCTGGAAATGCGACTGCAAAATCTGGCAAACCTTGAACAGCTAAAAATTGAAACCGAACTCAAAGAAAAACGCCAGCTGATCAAAGAATTGACCGAGATACTCAACTCACCAAAAAGAATTCTAGGTATTATCAAGGGCGAATTAAAAGAAATCAGGGATAAATATGGCGACGAACGCCGAACCAAAATTGTTAACTCCGCACCGGATAAATTTACCATGGAAGACCTGGTTCCAGACGAAGCGACGATTGTTACCATCACTAAAGACGGCTATATCAAACGCCTTTCTCCGGAAAATTTTCGCACCCAGTCTCGCGGCGGTAAAGGAGTACTTGGTCTAACTACCAAAGAAGAGGATACCGTCGATCAATTCTTCTCCACCTCTACTCATTCCGACCTGATGTTTTTTACCAACAGCGGCAAAGTATTCCAACTCAAAGCCTATGACATCCCGGCTGCTTCCCGCACTGCCAAAGGACAATCGATTGTTAATTTTTTACAGCTAACCAGTAATGAAAAAATCACTACCGCACTTTCCCTCAAAGAACTTTCTGATCAAAAATATCTGGTAATGGTTACCAAACACGGCGTGATCAAAAAAGTAGAAATCACTGCTTTTGAAAACGTCCGCCGCAACGGTCTGATTGCCGTCCGACTCAAAGGTGACGACGAACTGCGCTGGGTCAAATATTCTTCTGGTAAAGACGAAATAATATTGATGTCATCTGGCGGCCAAGCAATTCGTTTCAAAGAAAACACTATTCGCGCTATGGGTCGCGGCGCTGCCGGAGTCCGCGGCATGCGCCTCAAAGGTAATGATGAGATAGTCGGCATGGATGTTGTCAGCGGCAAAACAACCGACGCCGAATTAATGGTGATTATGGAACACGGTTTTGGTAAGCGCAGTAAACTATCCAACTACAAAGTCCAGGGTCGCGGCGGCTCAGGTATCAAAACCGCCAAAATCACTCCTAAGACCGGAAAAATAGTCATTGGAGAGATTATCGACCTCAAGGCTCTACCCGAAACTTCCACCGGTGATGTTGTTGTCGTCTCGGAAAAAGGTCAAGTAATTCGCCTGCCGCTCAAATCAGTACCGATTATCGGTCGCGCCACCCAGGGCGTAAGGATTATGAGGTTTAAAGAAGACGGTGATAAAGTAGTTTCAGTTGCCCTAGTCTAA
- a CDS encoding class I tRNA ligase family protein yields MTENNTKKTIPQSEEEIQKFWRDNQIFEKSINQEAPHGDYIFYDGPPFATGTPHYGHIVASLMKDVVPRYWTMNGWRVERKWGWDCHGLPIENIVEKELGTHSKKEIEDKVGVAKFNESCHSKVMLYADEWKKFIPRLGRWVDMEDDYKTMDQRYMESIWWVFKQLWDKGLIYQSYKAMHICPRCETTLSQSEVSEGYKDITDISVTVKFQLVDEPNTYILAWTTTPWTLAGNIALAVGANVPYIKVKFDDGNFYILAKDTAEKTLTNVKHELVEELTGKDLVGKSYIPLFPYYDKPENKERGFKVYAADFVTTTDGTGVVHIAPAFGQDDMNLGMAEKLPFVQHVNMEGRFAPEVTDFSGELVKPIEDPKATDRKIIAWLEKEGKLFAQAEYTHSYPHCWRCDTPLLNYATSSWFVSVTKIKDKMLKAAKKINWVPAYLKEGRFGKWLEGATDWSISRQRFWGSVMPIWQCTKCKENLVFGSIEDLRQAALEQITKLILVRHGESQKNDSGVFDSSLDSTFELTKDGIKQAKAAAKKIAAENKDNNVVIYASPVLRTKQTAEIIAKELSLGINWAPELKEIDNGNWDGKTKDDPNIAASRAAYKKLNLEEQYTAKRGETGESWKEQEDRMYNFVRTVLEKEIGKTIILVGHQGPLLYLLKSIEDLSLEKIYKLFDSPAWNSYAYPMNVYVNQKTQKQFDLHKQTVDPIEIRCPKCDQLAKRIPDVLDCWFESGSMPYAQLHYPFENKEKFESNFPAKFIAEGVDQTRAWFYYLLVISTAIMDEAPFENVIANGIVLAENGQKMSKRLKNYPDPNAVIDRFGADAMRYYLLTSPVVKAETLNFSEQGVEETYKKLIMILSNVFSFYQMYGAVETVAADDSTNILDRWILAKLNLLIEETTKQMNAYDLVAASRPIIEFVDELSTWFVRRSRDRFKGDDATDKQNALQTLKYVLLTLSKIMAPFTPFIAEKIYREIGGQKESVHLDVWPQVNKKLIDQTLLDQMTLARQIVEAGLAARATTGIKIRQPLLSYSTTLTKKLSDELIDILKDELNVLDIKFGEDKLDTTMTPELKEQGLVRELVRFINALRKNAGLTISDRVTVYYQTDNQEINDVFTKFSDQLAKDTLASSLKNEKAEVAENWQSEVKINETKVWLGLK; encoded by the coding sequence ATGACGGAAAACAATACCAAAAAAACTATACCCCAAAGCGAAGAAGAAATTCAGAAGTTTTGGCGGGATAATCAAATTTTCGAAAAATCAATAAATCAAGAAGCGCCGCATGGCGACTATATTTTTTATGATGGCCCGCCTTTTGCTACCGGCACGCCACACTATGGTCATATCGTGGCGAGTTTGATGAAAGACGTCGTCCCCCGCTACTGGACCATGAACGGCTGGCGAGTGGAGCGTAAATGGGGTTGGGACTGCCACGGTCTGCCGATCGAAAACATTGTCGAAAAAGAACTCGGCACTCATAGTAAAAAAGAAATCGAGGATAAAGTTGGTGTGGCCAAATTTAACGAAAGCTGCCACAGCAAAGTCATGCTTTATGCTGACGAATGGAAAAAGTTTATCCCACGCCTCGGCCGCTGGGTTGATATGGAAGACGACTACAAAACCATGGACCAACGCTACATGGAAAGTATCTGGTGGGTGTTCAAACAACTCTGGGATAAAGGTTTGATTTACCAAAGCTACAAAGCAATGCATATCTGTCCGCGCTGCGAGACCACTCTTTCCCAATCAGAAGTCAGCGAAGGCTACAAAGATATCACTGATATTTCTGTGACAGTAAAATTTCAGTTAGTTGATGAACCAAATACTTATATTCTGGCTTGGACTACTACGCCATGGACACTAGCCGGCAACATTGCGCTAGCTGTTGGCGCCAACGTGCCATATATTAAAGTAAAGTTTGATGATGGTAATTTTTATATTTTAGCTAAAGACACCGCGGAAAAAACTTTGACCAATGTTAAACATGAATTGGTTGAGGAACTAACCGGTAAAGATTTGGTTGGTAAATCCTATATCCCGCTTTTTCCTTACTACGACAAACCGGAAAATAAAGAACGCGGTTTTAAAGTCTACGCTGCTGATTTTGTTACTACTACTGACGGTACCGGCGTAGTTCATATTGCTCCGGCTTTTGGCCAAGACGATATGAATCTAGGTATGGCAGAAAAACTGCCTTTCGTCCAACATGTTAATATGGAAGGTCGCTTCGCTCCGGAAGTTACCGACTTTTCCGGCGAGTTAGTCAAACCAATCGAAGATCCCAAAGCTACCGACCGCAAAATTATTGCTTGGCTGGAAAAAGAAGGTAAACTATTTGCGCAAGCAGAATACACTCACTCCTATCCTCACTGCTGGCGCTGCGACACTCCGCTACTCAACTACGCCACCTCTTCTTGGTTTGTTTCTGTGACCAAAATCAAAGACAAAATGTTGAAGGCAGCTAAAAAAATAAACTGGGTGCCGGCTTATCTAAAAGAAGGTCGTTTTGGCAAATGGCTTGAAGGCGCTACCGACTGGTCTATTTCTCGCCAGCGTTTTTGGGGTTCGGTCATGCCGATCTGGCAGTGTACCAAATGTAAAGAAAATCTGGTTTTTGGTTCGATCGAAGATTTGCGACAAGCAGCATTAGAACAAATTACTAAATTAATCTTGGTTCGTCACGGTGAAAGCCAAAAAAATGACAGTGGTGTTTTTGATTCTAGTCTCGATAGCACTTTTGAACTGACCAAAGACGGCATTAAACAAGCTAAGGCCGCGGCCAAAAAAATCGCCGCAGAAAATAAAGATAATAATGTCGTTATCTACGCTTCACCGGTGCTACGTACCAAACAGACTGCGGAAATTATCGCCAAAGAGCTTTCTCTTGGTATTAACTGGGCGCCAGAGCTAAAAGAAATCGACAACGGCAACTGGGATGGTAAAACAAAAGACGACCCAAACATTGCCGCTTCCCGAGCTGCTTACAAAAAATTAAACCTAGAAGAACAATACACCGCCAAACGCGGTGAAACCGGTGAATCATGGAAAGAACAAGAAGACCGAATGTATAACTTTGTCAGAACTGTTCTAGAAAAAGAAATTGGCAAAACCATCATTTTGGTTGGTCATCAGGGTCCGCTGCTTTATTTACTCAAATCGATTGAAGACTTGAGTCTAGAAAAGATCTACAAACTTTTTGACTCTCCGGCTTGGAATAGCTACGCCTATCCGATGAACGTTTATGTTAACCAAAAAACTCAAAAGCAGTTTGATCTGCATAAACAGACTGTTGATCCGATCGAAATCCGCTGTCCCAAATGCGACCAACTGGCAAAACGTATTCCCGATGTACTCGACTGTTGGTTTGAGTCCGGGTCCATGCCTTATGCTCAACTTCATTATCCTTTTGAAAACAAAGAAAAGTTTGAAAGTAATTTTCCGGCAAAATTTATTGCCGAAGGCGTTGACCAAACTCGCGCCTGGTTTTATTACCTATTAGTTATCTCTACTGCCATCATGGATGAGGCGCCTTTTGAAAACGTGATTGCTAACGGTATTGTGCTAGCCGAAAACGGTCAGAAGATGAGCAAGCGGCTCAAAAATTATCCTGATCCAAACGCAGTTATCGATCGCTTTGGTGCCGACGCTATGCGCTACTACCTACTCACCTCTCCGGTGGTAAAAGCCGAGACACTAAACTTTTCCGAACAAGGCGTCGAGGAAACCTACAAAAAATTAATCATGATTTTATCCAATGTCTTTTCGTTTTATCAGATGTACGGTGCTGTCGAGACAGTTGCCGCCGATGACTCAACAAATATTTTGGATCGCTGGATACTGGCAAAACTAAATCTACTGATTGAAGAAACTACTAAACAAATGAACGCCTACGATCTAGTCGCCGCTTCCCGACCGATTATTGAATTTGTCGACGAATTATCGACTTGGTTTGTCCGCCGCAGCCGCGATCGCTTCAAAGGCGATGATGCCACTGATAAACAAAACGCCTTGCAAACACTAAAATACGTTTTACTGACTCTAAGCAAAATCATGGCGCCGTTTACGCCGTTTATTGCTGAAAAAATTTACCGTGAAATTGGCGGACAAAAAGAATCAGTACATCTGGACGTCTGGCCGCAGGTTAATAAAAAATTGATCGACCAAACATTACTTGATCAAATGACTCTAGCCCGACAAATCGTCGAAGCTGGACTAGCTGCTCGCGCGACTACCGGGATCAAGATTCGCCAACCGTTACTTTCTTACTCCACCACTCTGACCAAAAAACTTTCAGATGAACTGATTGATATTCTAAAAGACGAACTAAACGTTTTGGATATTAAATTCGGTGAAGATAAACTTGATACTACTATGACACCGGAACTAAAAGAGCAGGGTTTGGTCCGCGAACTAGTGCGCTTCATCAACGCTTTGCGAAAAAATGCTGGCCTGACTATCTCTGACCGCGTGACCGTTTACTATCAAACCGACAACCAGGAAATTAACGACGTTTTCACCAAATTCTCCGACCAGCTCGCCAAAGACACTTTGGCTAGTAGTCTAAAAAATGAAAAAGCCGAAGTGGCGGAAAACTGGCAATCCGAAGTAAAAATTAATGAAACTAAAGTCTGGTTGGGATTAAAATAG
- a CDS encoding NGG1p interacting factor NIF3 yields MNVQQIFDLAIKLGVDADLRGKAAVQKMLRRKKELYDKLGKDAKAEFDTEALTNPYLDSRVHYDSGKPVKKVLVGIDMEGDELIIANQMKDIDAVIAHHPRGKGLADLADVMHLQAEVLAGYGVPINVAEGVQREKISEVARSLSAVNHYRPVDMARLLNLSYLNIHTPADNLVASFLKKKITSGKCEYVGDIMKMLKGIPEYTAAVKLGTGPKVLTGSANNHCGKIAITEITGGTEGSPKIYEKMAQAGIGTVISMHQSEEHRKEAEAAHINVIIAGHISSDSLGMNLFLDELEKKGIKLIPCSGLIRVSRNKKNRQ; encoded by the coding sequence ATGAATGTTCAACAAATTTTCGATCTCGCTATCAAGCTCGGTGTTGATGCCGACTTGCGCGGCAAAGCAGCTGTCCAAAAGATGCTCCGACGCAAAAAAGAACTGTACGACAAGTTAGGCAAGGATGCCAAAGCCGAATTTGATACCGAAGCGTTAACCAACCCTTATTTGGATAGCCGTGTTCATTATGATTCTGGCAAGCCAGTCAAAAAAGTTTTGGTTGGTATTGACATGGAGGGCGATGAGCTGATTATTGCCAACCAAATGAAAGACATCGATGCGGTAATTGCCCATCATCCTCGCGGTAAAGGTTTGGCTGATCTTGCTGACGTCATGCATTTACAAGCCGAAGTACTTGCCGGCTATGGCGTACCGATCAACGTAGCCGAAGGCGTCCAGCGGGAAAAGATATCCGAAGTAGCTCGCAGTCTCAGCGCCGTCAATCATTATCGCCCGGTCGACATGGCTCGTCTGCTAAATCTTAGCTACCTGAACATCCACACTCCGGCAGACAACCTAGTCGCTAGTTTTCTGAAGAAAAAAATTACCTCCGGCAAATGCGAATACGTTGGCGATATCATGAAAATGTTAAAAGGGATTCCAGAATACACAGCAGCAGTCAAGCTTGGCACCGGACCAAAAGTACTTACCGGTAGCGCCAACAATCATTGTGGCAAAATTGCTATTACTGAAATTACCGGCGGTACCGAAGGTTCGCCAAAAATTTATGAAAAAATGGCACAAGCCGGTATCGGTACCGTCATCTCCATGCATCAATCCGAAGAACACCGCAAGGAAGCCGAAGCCGCTCATATCAATGTTATTATCGCCGGACATATTTCCTCCGACTCGCTGGGCATGAATCTATTTTTAGACGAACTGGAAAAAAAGGGAATTAAACTCATTCCTTGTTCTGGTCTGATCCGCGTCAGCCGCAACAAAAAAAACCGCCAATAG